The genome window AGCTTGGAGGCATGTTAGCACCATGATAAGGAGCACGGAGAGTATCTGAGCACCAACCTTGAAGGACTCTCTCATATACTTGAGCATCAACCAGAAAATCTCGCAGCAGACATCGAACACGCGGTCGACGGAGCTGGCACCGTTGCGCGTTATGCTGAGACACAAATAGAACTTGACTGCTTGAAGAAAGGTCGTGGGCTCGTTGCTTTTGGAGTTCGTAATGGTACATAGAGGAGAAGTGAAGACGGCAATGTTGTTGTTAAGGAGGGTGTGAATAAGGTGAAGCGAGATGAGCTTCGAGCGCATAGGCTGGCCGCGAAAGTCGTAGAGCTGATCAGGGGGCAGCACTTTGGTGGAAAGGTTGCAAAAGGATCGGAAGACTAAGTAGGCGTCCTTGATGTACACCTCGTCTTCGGCGTCCAGGGCTTCGGGGCTATCCTCAAGGGACGACTCGGGGGTGGACTGCTCGGATACGGATCGGGCTGCTTTCCTTCCTGGCTTGATCTCTGTCACCATAGTCGGGCCGTCGCCCAAGTGTGAATCGTCGAAGCTCTTGCGGTGCTCCAAATCCTTGAGTGTGAGCTTCCCATTGCCATTCTCTTCGCTTTCGGCCGGGGTCTTTTCGGTTTCGGAAATAGGGACCGCTGTAGAATCTTCCTCTTGCTCCCCGTTTGCCTCTTCATCTTTTTCTTCGGCGACGGTGGTGCCATTGATAGAACCGCCCTGCTCAAAGGTGACATTGCTCGAGCTGTGTTTCAACTTTTCGAGGTTCACCCGGGCCTCCTTCATGTGCAATCTTGTCTTTACGCGCTCGAAGACGGTGCCAACCATTTGCGTGAGCGTTCCCTGCGCCATTTGCTGGTTCGCAGTGCTCCTCGACAGGAGGAAAACATTATAGACTTGGCGGACGGCCTTGAGCAGACCGGCACCGTGGACGACAATCTTGTCGTTCAAGACAGCGGCCAAGAGCGACTTGACAATCTGGAGCTGGACCTCGACGCCGGTGGTCTCTCCCTGGAAGCAATCGCAAATGGTATCGATTGCTCGCTCGATGAGGGGGGCTCTGTCGGCGGGAGCATCTTGGTGGCCGTCTGCTGTGGTCGGCAAGCTGAAGTAGGAATATGATATGAGCTTTCCGATGCAATCGAGGGCGCCGGTGACTAGTTGGACATTGCCGGTGCGCGTTGCCAGCTGCAACGGGGCAAAGACTATTTCGGGGTCCGGGAAATTCGGATCGCTCTCCTTGATGGCAGTGAGGGTCTTTTGGAGGGATTCGGTGAGCTGCTTGTTCCTCTGGGCCTCTTTGGAAGCGGCAATGGCCTCCAGAGAGGAGACGAGGAATTTGAGGGAGCTCATGGGGGAGCACTGGAGACACCAAGTGCCATTCGCGAGTCGAGGGACGGTTCGTGATCAGGAGAGGTTTCCGTTTCGAGAGACAGTCGAGACGCCGATCTAGAAGTGTTGCAGTAGCAAAGGCAATGGCAAGGTATGTAGGTAAGCTGGGCCGGGCATCGAGGGGCGCATGCGCATATGCAGGGCGACGTGGAGAGGACGGCAACGCAAGGGGTGGGCCCCAGGTTGATGTCTATTAGTTTGGTGGTGTATCCGGCGTCTTCGGAGACGGCAGCATCGAAGCTCGGGGGTTCTGGCAGAAGAGGATGGTACTACGCAGTAGTGCGGTCGGTAGTAGGTATTGCTGACCGTGGTGGTGATGGCGTTGGTGGAGATGGGTTCCGAGGTTGGTGGTGATGGAGTGGTCGCCCCAGCTTCTCGAGAAATGCAATACGAAGCAACACCGCTATGCTGTACTGTATCCGTAGTCTGTTAGTCCTCGCGAATTGGACAGCACAGGTAAAAGGCCGTAGGATGGAGATGGCAATGACGGTCCAAATTTCTTTGAATGGAGGGACCCCTGGCTCTGTCCCACGCTTAGCTTGGGGAATGGGACCTGGCACTTGGAGCTACCTGAGTTCATGTGCTGGTCTTGACGGCTTGCACTGTGAGCTCTTGGTTTACAGTAGAGCTGCTCGTAGGGTGAGGAAACGCTGGGCTACGTTCGAACACTGTGTAATGTGTGAATGGTGGCACTGTAATCCGAGGTGGCCCTGGTCGATTTAATGTAGCTGCTGCATGGagcgttcttttttttttttgtcagGAGGactccagcagcagcaagaaGTCGGAGCCATCTGGTTTACGTGGCGGACTGAGCAAGGCGTGCGTGCACCAGGGAGCGGCCACCTCTTCATTGTTTAATTGCCTTATGTCAGCAATTGGAGATGTGGCACGGACATCTTAGACCAGGCAGAAGTGGAGCTTGGAAGCTGAGGTAAGCAAAGTGCATCCGTGTTCTTTTGgacttctctttttttttttgtcacAAGGAATGGAAGGAAGGTCGACGGAAGATGAGGTGTTATCGTCGCGTCTGTTATCCGAGTCTTATCTGCGGTGTTATCAGCTGTGTCACGTGGGGCTGTGCTTACCTACGGCCAATGACCCAATGAATGGAGCACAATCACCGTAGGCCCGCACTGCTCTCAACATTGTCTGTTCTCATTGGACGCACGGCCTCTCTTGCAGCATGGAAGTATGTACTTCGTACTCCGCCAGGTCCCTTGTTTTCCCGGGCTATTTCCACTCCTCCATCTCAAGTCCGAAAAGTTCCTCAGGCGTCTCGGTCTTAATCAAGGCCGCCCAGCGAGCAGAGCGATCGCGGACCCTGTTGGCCCTAGCCCATTGGCGTTAAGCACCGGCCACAATTATCGGCGAAACTTACAGAGCGCTACCTACGGAGTATTGTCCACTGGACCACTGTTGTCCAGGCCTCGCCCAGTGCCCTTCAGTGAGCCAACGTGCGCCTAACGGCCGTCCCTCCCTGCGGCGTATTTTGTAGGGACGCGCTAGCTCCCGATTCGGCCTAGCGCCCCAAGCTCCATCCAGCGACGGAGCTCAACGCAAAAAACTCCAGCCCCAAGGAAAGATTCCCGTCCGACAATCTCGAGCATCAACCTCGCCGTCCCAGAATAATCCCGCGTCGCCTTTCTTCCTCTCCCTCTTCCCCCCCCTTCTCTTCGTCTCGCGCAATCCCGTCATTCAATTGCCCCGTAGGCTTAAATTGTTCGACGTCGACGGTCCTTTCTTCCTCTGAAAAAGGATCATCATCTTAAATCGTCGCCTCCCCCCCCGAGCCCGGTCCGCCGTCCAACCATCGCCAAATTTCTCCCTGCTTTCGCGCCGCCCGCGAGAGCTATTTATTCACCATGATCTCTTCAGTCCTGAGACGGACTGTTCGTCAGAACACCCTCCTCCGCACCAACCTCTCTTCCCAGATCCTGAGATGTTACGCCTCCTACCCCCCGCACACCGTCATCAAGATGCCCGCTCTGTCGCCCACCATGACGGCGGGAAATATCGGATCTTGGCAGAAGAAGGCCGGTGACAGCATCGCCCCTGGTGATGTCTTGGTCGAGATCGAGACCGACAAGGCCCAGATGGACTTTGAGTTCCAGGAGGAGGGTGTTATCGCCAAGCTTCTGAAGGAGTCCGGCGAGAAGGACATCCCCGTCGGTAACGTACGTCCACCCCGATACCCAGTTCCAAATTCCCCTCGTCGAGTCCGGTCGGGCGCATATCGCCATTATGCTCATCAACATCATCAACACCCTCATGATGTACGCGCAAACTGACACTCCCCTCACAGCCCATCGCCGTCCTCGTCGAGGAGGGCACCGATGTCAGCGCTTTCGAGGGCTTCTCCGCCGCCGACGCTGGTGGTGAGTCCAAGCCCGCCCCCAAGGAGCAGCCCAAGAAGGAGTCCGAGTCCAAGCCTGCCCCTACCCCCGAGCCCGAGAACTCCTCCGACGACTTCAACAAGCCCGCCGGCAAGCTCGAGAACGCTCTCGAGCGTGAGCCCAACGCCTCCTTCACCGCTGTCCGCCTCGCCAAGGAGAAGGGCATCAACATCCGCGACGTCAAGGGATCCGGCAAGGGCGGTAAGATTACCGAGGAGGATGTCAAGAAGGCTGTCTCTTCCCCGGTTGTCGCTGCTCCCGGCGCTTCCTACGAGGACGTCCCCATCAGCGGCATGCGCAAGACCATTGCCTCCCGCCTCGTCGAGTCTACCCAGACCAACCCCCACTTCTTCGTCTCCTCCAGCATCTCCGTCAGCAAGCTCCTCAAGCTTCGCCAGGCCCTTAACGCCTCCTCTGACGGCAAGTACAAGCTGTCGGTCAACGACTTCCTCATCAAGGCCATCGGTGTCGCTTCCAAGAAGGTTCCCCAGGCCAACTCCAGCTGGCTCGGCGATGTCATCCGCCAGCACAACACTGTCGACGTTTCTGTCGCCGTTTCCACCCCCACTGGCCTCATCACTCCCATCGTCACCGGTGTCGAGGCCCGCGGTCTCGAGGGTATCTCCTCCGAGGTCAAGAAGCTCGCCAAGCTCGCCCGCGACGGCAAGCTCAAGCCTGAGCAGTACCAGGGCGGCTCCATCTCCATCTCCAACATGGGCATGAACGACGCCGTCGACAGCTTCACTGCCATCATCAACCCCCCTCAGTCCACCATCCTCGCCATCGGCACCACCAAGAAGGTCGCTGTCCCCGCTCTGTCCGAGGACGGCACCACCGGCGTCGAGTTTGATGACCAGATCACCATCACCGGCAGCTTCGACCACAAGGTTGTTGACGGTGCCGTTGGTGCCGAGTTCCTCAAGGAGCTCAAGAAGGTCCTCGAGAACCCCCTCGAGCTCCTTTTGTAAGCAAAATCTGCTGTCGTTGTTGTTGACGTTGCGTTGCGCGTGCGGAGGCAAAAAAGAGGCATGATGTGAAAGTTTCGAAGAGGCGTATCCGGCGTGAGAGAATTATAGACAATCCAGGCCGATGGATATGACCTGTGGCTTTTTGCCAAAGGGAGGAAGCGGAGGGCAGTGAAAGATGGGCCGAAAGCATACACCATCTGCTCGGCGGCGAACGAGGAACGAACCCCCCCCTACCACAACCTACTTCCCGTGTACAATGATCTCCTGAACTAATGCTGCATCTCGGGTGCGGAAGAGGTTTCTGTCTTGTACATTTGGTCTCCTATTCCCATTTTACCTAGAAATCCAAGCAGTTACCGTTGAAAAGCTCAACCGTCCCCGCCATCTTCCGCCTTTTGTTGTGATGTGTATGTATTTGATAAAACCAGCCAACTAGCCAGGAACGTGGCTTTTGGCGCGCTAACTCGAACTGGTTCAAGATCGGATGAACGCATCGATACCGGAGTGGCCATTGACCTGTGATCAGAGATGGACGgcctaccttacctccaGGCCCAGTCACATGTCAATATCTTGCTTTCACGATATTGCCATCGCTTGGGAGCTTTTTTGTTAATCCAGTCAATGAAAGGAATCGTCAATTTTAGTGCCGGTATCGGCCTCATAAGTTCAAAGTAAATGACCCAGCTGATACTAGCGAGATAGAAGTTGGGAAAGGTCACTTCCTCATATTGCTGCTAGTCTCTTGAACATTATTCTTCCATGTGTCTGAGCATTTGATCAAGACTGCGTCAGCCACGGCCTATGCCAGATTTTCTCTCGGATGCAATCCTAAAGTTGCTTAGGAGATGTCGCAGATATCTCGCAAAAGAAGATGAATACAATACTAGGACCGATAATGGAGCTGATACTCCGCTCCCCCGGGTATGCTTCTTGGGGGGGCCTGATGAATTTCTAAAAGGGTACCTTGAATCGTTACCTCTATTCCAGCTGAGCGTCGCCATTTTGAACATTTGTGATATGATACTCATCAGTCGTCTACACCTGCTTCGAGGCATTATGGTCATATGTTTCTACGCCAACGAAGACGTCCAGCGCATTGAAGAAAGCGCTGCAATCTTTCTCCCTGCCGAGACATCTATGATTCTATCCTGATGGTTTTGAAAAAGTCGAAGTTGACAGGTCTTTGTCCATTGCGGCAATATAAAGCAAAAATAAAAGGCAGTGTAAGTTGTGTCGATTCAACAAACATTCTCAGTCAAGTTCTCTGAAATACCGAAACTTCTGATATCAACGGTAGATGTAAAGGCAAAACGCAAGATAATCTAGCTTGACCCGCACAAGTGGAAAATCTAGTAATATCGACTACGTTACCATGCCACATTGACTCGGTCGGGCACAGCTTTAATCATCTCGTGGAAAATATAAATGAGCCGTGCTACAGCCGCCGGTTCTCAGGAACCGCGTGGATGTATCAGGTGTCGATTTCGGTGATTTCTTTGAATCCTTCTCGGGGTATCGTGTAAGTCGGCAAATTGAAAAGCAGCTCGGTGAATTCTGTGCCGGTGCTCTGAGCCAATCAGATCATTGGAAACCTCGGTGTATGGCGGGCGAAACGATCCCCAAGCGCAAGAATCCCGACGACATGTCGGGGATAAGCTCCGTCTTACTCTCTTCGCCCTCAAATTcatcgtcctcctcctcttcacaACTCTCATTTATCTGATCATCTGATAAGATCTCTTGGAATCTACACCAATAGTACCCTTGATCGGTCGATTATCGGTCCAGGCAACAGCTTTCGGTAAACGGGGCCCCGTCTACAAAGGCAGAATTCGGACTCAGTTCAAAAAGCCGAGCATCCCATCACGCTCGCCCAGCCCGCGTCCTGCAATCGTATTGATCCCCAAATCCTCAATTCCCCAGCCAGAGACCTACAGTATTGCCCAGTATGGACACTTTGAGAAGCCCAGATCAGTCCTCGGCGCCGAAGAAGCGGCGTCGGCCTGCTCTGGCATGCGAACAATGCCGCCGTCGGAAAGTCCGCTGCGATAGGAACCTCCCCTGCAGCACCTGCATCCGATCCAAACACGCCGTCTGCACATACACCTCGCAAGCAAAGCCAACGACTAGAAACAGCCCCAAACATGGGGCTGAAGTTAACGAGGGTTCTCTCCACACGGCTCTCCGCCTGCCAGACCTTGTCCTTCCCGCGCCCTCATCCCTGCGGGCGAGGCCACCGGTGACTTCTTCTCCCGCCGTTGGTGCAGATACCACTCTACCCACTCGGACACGGCTGGAAAACTTCAAAGACCCCGTCCACGGTTCGACCAAGGCCAGCGAATCGGGTCTCGGGTTCCCGGAACCGATCATCCCTACTTCTCGGCCCCTGTCAGAGGCATCTCCCACCACGCATGACCCAAGAACACTCGACGGAAACCCTCTCTTCAACCCCACTGACCCCGGTGAACATGGCGGATTCTCCGACTTTGGGATCTGGCGGCCGCTAAACCCTTCGCGTCCCCCGGCTTCCGTGAGCGTGAGAGCGGAGACGGCATCGACTCCTGGAAGTTGCCCCGGCTCCTCGTCGACGGTGAATTCTCTGGTTGATCGGGTGAAGCAACTTGAGCAGCAATTGTCGGATCTCACTGTGAAGTACGGTGCTAGGGAGGAAGATATACCTCAACCTACGCCTGGTCTCCGAGAAGGGTTGAGGTATAGTCGTGGCTGCGTCAGCAAGACTCGTTACTTTGGGCAGAGTCATTGGATGAATGCTGCTGATATGGTTAGTACTAATCTCCTCGTTCCAAGTCATCTTGATTCAAGCCGCTCCTCATTATTCCCTCCTATTTCCCTAAGGGTCAATTGCCTCTCATCGCTCGCCTGTCTCTTATTTTTTGCTCTGCTATCGTCCAGTTATGGTTGTAGACTCTGGTCCAGCATGAGGATCTAGACACACTCCTTATCACATTCTATCAGCGTGGTAGATACTTACACTTACTACAGTTGTACCGTCTCGTCAACTTTGCAAGGAAGTTTGAGAACCGTCGATCGTCTCAGCTCTATGTTGATCTAGAAAGATGCAAAAAGCTAGGCCGCATCATCAAAGCCCGCCGGACCCCCTCATTCAGCACAATCTCGACTGGCAAGAGCATGCCCTCGCGAGACTTAGCAGATGTTCTCATCGGAAACTACCTGCGCACCTTTGAGTGCATCCACCGCATCGTCCACGTCCCGACCTTCAAAGCAGACTACGAAAAGTACTGGCTGAACCCCTCCGACGCGAGCGACTCCTTCATCATCACCATGCAGCTGTGCATGGGCATCGGCGCCACAATGCATGACGAACGCTTTACCCTCAGAAATCTGGCCATTCAGTGGTTCTGGGAAGCCATGTTCTGGCTCATTGCCCCCTGCGAAAAATCCAAGATGACTATTCCAGGACTTCAGATCCGATGCTTGATGCACCATCTTCGTCACACGGCCAATATTGGCTGTGATCTCACCTGGATCGGCGCTGGTGCTCTTCTCCGAACGGCTATGTACATGGGACTGCATCGCGATCCCAAATCAATCATCAAAATGTCTCCATACCGCGCTGAAATTCGTCGGAGGCTTTGGGTCACGATCTTGGAGATGACGCTGCAGACGAGCGTCGACTCTGGAGGCCCGCCTCTTATTTCATTAGACCACTTCGACACTGAATTACCGGCAAACCTAGATGACGAGCAACTCGTCGAAGATGGCGAGTCCGCCTTCCCTGTGCCCAGGGATCCGGGTACACACACACAGATGACGATTCCGCTGGCATTATTCGGAACATTCGCAGCTCGTCTCGCTGTAGCAAAGCGCGTCAACGAGTTCCGCTCAGATACAGTCTACGAAGAGACCCTCCGACATAGCAACGAACTGAGCAGATCGCTCCAAAAGATGATGCAGCAGCTTAAGGCGTACCCGTCTGTCACCTCTTTTCAGCTGCGATATGTTCAGACCCTGACGTACCGGCTCTTCTTTGCCCTGCACCACCCGATTGCCCCGCTGGCGCTGCGGAACCCCGTTTACTACTTCTCTCGTAAGATGGTCGTTGACACGGCGTTGCGACTGTGTGAGGTTGCCTTTCTGGCACCTGAAAAGTCTGGCACTGGCGCCACGATGAAGCCTGCGACCCCGTCGGAGGTGGATTTCCATCGGTTGACTATTAATGGTGCCGGGTTTTACCGATCTGTTCCCTTCCAAGGCGTCATGACACTGGGGTTGGAGCTCATCAACatcaaggaggaggaagtgAGGAATGGGCACTCCATATTCTACAGCGGCTCTGAATATCAGCTGCGCGGTATTCTTGACGCTGTGTACGACTGGTCGCGGAATCGGATTCGGTCGGGAGAGACGAACATCAAGGGCCACGCGCTGAGTGTACTTCTCATTGCTCATATTCATGGCTTGGAGCAGGGTGTCAGTGATGAAAAGATTGAGAAATTCTTCGAAGAGGCGTGTAAGGAGCGTGTTAAGGAGTGCCATGATTTGCTCAAGGAGTTGGCTGGAGGCGATGTAACTGAGGAAGGGGTCAGCATGCCCGATGTCCACGATTTGGATATGGACTTTGATGCCGGCGTCGACATGCTTGGGGATTGGATTGGGGCACATCTTTGGTAAACATTCTTCCTACAAGCCCCAAACTGGTTTGATTCCGCATTCTAACTTGATTCCAGGACAATAATGGGTTCGGGTTCGCTTCCATTATGAACTTCAACGCCATGCCTGATATGTTCTCATGATGCAGCACTCAATCTATTGGAGATACTGCCTTTGGAACGAGTATACAATCATCTGTCATGGTATTCGTTCGAAAGTCAGT of Colletotrichum lupini chromosome 8, complete sequence contains these proteins:
- a CDS encoding dihydrolipoyllysine-residue acetyltransferase component- pyruvate dehydrogenase complex, which codes for MISSVLRRTVRQNTLLRTNLSSQILRCYASYPPHTVIKMPALSPTMTAGNIGSWQKKAGDSIAPGDVLVEIETDKAQMDFEFQEEGVIAKLLKESGEKDIPVGNPIAVLVEEGTDVSAFEGFSAADAGGESKPAPKEQPKKESESKPAPTPEPENSSDDFNKPAGKLENALEREPNASFTAVRLAKEKGINIRDVKGSGKGGKITEEDVKKAVSSPVVAAPGASYEDVPISGMRKTIASRLVESTQTNPHFFVSSSISVSKLLKLRQALNASSDGKYKLSVNDFLIKAIGVASKKVPQANSSWLGDVIRQHNTVDVSVAVSTPTGLITPIVTGVEARGLEGISSEVKKLAKLARDGKLKPEQYQGGSISISNMGMNDAVDSFTAIINPPQSTILAIGTTKKVAVPALSEDGTTGVEFDDQITITGSFDHKVVDGAVGAEFLKELKKVLENPLELLL
- a CDS encoding fungal specific transcription factor domain-containing protein, whose protein sequence is MDTLRSPDQSSAPKKRRRPALACEQCRRRKVRCDRNLPCSTCIRSKHAVCTYTSQAKPTTRNSPKHGAEVNEGSLHTALRLPDLVLPAPSSLRARPPVTSSPAVGADTTLPTRTRLENFKDPVHGSTKASESGLGFPEPIIPTSRPLSEASPTTHDPRTLDGNPLFNPTDPGEHGGFSDFGIWRPLNPSRPPASVSVRAETASTPGSCPGSSSTVNSLVDRVKQLEQQLSDLTVKYGAREEDIPQPTPGLREGLRYSRGCVSKTRYFGQSHWMNAADMLYRLVNFARKFENRRSSQLYVDLERCKKLGRIIKARRTPSFSTISTGKSMPSRDLADVLIGNYLRTFECIHRIVHVPTFKADYEKYWLNPSDASDSFIITMQLCMGIGATMHDERFTLRNLAIQWFWEAMFWLIAPCEKSKMTIPGLQIRCLMHHLRHTANIGCDLTWIGAGALLRTAMYMGLHRDPKSIIKMSPYRAEIRRRLWVTILEMTLQTSVDSGGPPLISLDHFDTELPANLDDEQLVEDGESAFPVPRDPGTHTQMTIPLALFGTFAARLAVAKRVNEFRSDTVYEETLRHSNELSRSLQKMMQQLKAYPSVTSFQLRYVQTLTYRLFFALHHPIAPLALRNPVYYFSRKMVVDTALRLCEVAFLAPEKSGTGATMKPATPSEVDFHRLTINGAGFYRSVPFQGVMTLGLELINIKEEEVRNGHSIFYSGSEYQLRGILDAVYDWSRNRIRSGETNIKGHALSVLLIAHIHGLEQGVSDEKIEKFFEEACKERVKECHDLLKELAGGDVTEEGVSMPDVHDLDMDFDAGVDMLGDWIGAHLW